In one Oryza glaberrima chromosome 2, OglaRS2, whole genome shotgun sequence genomic region, the following are encoded:
- the LOC127764025 gene encoding SNF2 domain-containing protein CLASSY 4-like, with amino-acid sequence MPRRKGKGKGVEDEVEVYEPASPPERVLIILDSSEDDLDLQEVRRSLMITGRGRARAAERVGEEAPRGSGRRAAPVVASRRRRRRSRSRSQSPRAARPRAESSRRPTARRARACARSPSLEIIDVDSGSDRGVVRVKEEPRSGSDSDYNGARGRARARARAPAAATAAKKKKRKRGKEAPSRAQESREVVRVKEEPNSDGNGAGGRARARSPVAAAAKQRKRGGREAPSRAQESRVPVQIKEEPYSGSDSDGNVAGGRAVVPAADAKQGKRGKKTPSRGKGRRVVVRETSTPAAPSNGAPSVGRGKGRGPGRGRQRSKGAVRGRATPVNRVSTGVGSRTRSRLAEQGRAFAQEEEEQVEEREEEEEEQEQGRAFAQVKEEQVEEQEEDEEEGEEEMEMEVEVEVRSDDNDHGNGGIRGEGGGTDDVAEIEEEELGTDEDETSDDSDENFSDEEGDEEELEEEEEEEEEEEDDDDDDEEEEEPGDAPDQPGEAGEESPPRSRIMAMPLMGKRMFEGFSFLQQVDTSTGRDIRARTRSNFKRKKLLDKKLLKRGTFAKPYCIDVSSSGSEEDVPQPEQSAYGGDCADDDGGSDGNEEHRAVKRRKLNRRQSAHSDSEEDTTFVCDVKEGSGSRRVQEGAPRRQVKKEGSNKKKDGSTPQCVRNNGPKVGRQTNGLNGQGGVSFKRNVKIAQRRKRRRATADQEKYGHLLDPMFDEIESNQYEPVPEEQIDRRLPLVFAFGDDDKLEEISKHDKLQDEDELWKEFDFALESINVCSHNCEEGEKEDEQEIPADKAASCIQGKHELIIDEQIGLRCKHCNFVDLEIRFVLPSMVKSCTERDMRKDHELDLFFDDILTSAGYEGPRDFGGKKTGLVWDLVPGVREDMFPHQQEGFEFMWRKLAGGTSIEQLRNNANTIEGGCVISHAPGTGKTRLAITFVQSYFAFFPECCPVIIAPRGMLATWEQEFRKWKVKVPFHVLNSKEINWKEDRTIKQLAIMDENLAQSLARNKLDHKFRRKLKLASWRKGSSIIGVSYTLFRKLANQSSMDGNMVRNLLLEKPDLLVLDEGHTPRNKKSLIWKVLEEVRTKKRIILSGTPFQNSFLELSNVLYLIRPKFARHFASKSFKKIGLEDYWTSLTLNNITEKKIDEIRQILDPIVHIHNGDILQKSLPGLRESVVILNPLPHQKEIITAMENTVTMGTLDAEYKISLASIHPFLVTCAKLSEKETSSVDVSLLKSLRPNPCVGVKTKFVLEIVRLCEAMKERVLVFSQYLEPLSLIMDQLSKMFNWTEGEEILLMSGNVLVQNREALMEAFNDMKSNAKVMLASTKACCEGITLIGASRVVLLDVVWNPSVGRQAIGRAYRIGQEKIVYTYNLITEGTKEKDKYDRQAKKDHMSKLLFSKEPHAAGFNLSQEVIFNDKILEAMTSHRELKDMFVKILHSH; translated from the exons atGCCCCGccggaaggggaaggggaagggggtcGAGGACGAGGTCGAGGTGTACGAGCCGGCGTCCCCCCCGGAGCGCGTGCTCATCATCCTCGACAGCAGCGAGGACGATCTCGACCTGCAGGAGGTGCGCCGCTCGCTGATGATCACGGGCCgggggcgcgcgcgggcggcggagcgcgTGGGGGAGGAGGCTCCGCGGGGTTctgggcggcgcgcggcgccggtGGTTGCTAGCcggcggagacggagacggtcgcggtcgcggtcgcagagcccccgcgccgcccgcccgcgcgcggaGTCCTCGCGGCGGCCTACGgcccgccgtgcccgtgcctgTGCACGTAGCCCCTCGCTAGAGATCATCGACGTTGACAGCGGGAGCGACAGGGGCGTGGTGCGCGTCAAGGAGGAGCCGCGTTCCGGAAGCGACTCGGACTACAATGGTGCGAGAGGTCGTGCGCgtgcgcgggcgcgggcgccggccgccgccaccgccgcgaagaagaagaagaggaaacgAGGAAAGGAAGCTCCAAGCAGAGCCCAGGAGAGCCGGGAGGTTGTCCGCGTCAAGGAGGAGCCGAATTCCGACGGTAATGGTGCGGGAGGTCGTGCGCGTGCGcgctcgccggtcgccgccgccgcgaagcagaggaagcgaggaggaagagaagccCCAAGCAGAGCCCAGGAGAGCCGTGTGCCCGTTCAAATCAAGGAGGAGCCGTATTCCGGGAGCGATTCCGACGGCAATGTGGCCGGTGGCCGTGCGGTCGTGCCGGCCGCCGACGCGAAGCAGGGGAAACGGGGAAAGAAAACCCCAAGCAGAGGCAAAGGGCGACGGGTGGTTGTTCGCGAGACTTCCACACCCGCTGCTCCGTCCAATGGTGCTCCCTCCGTCGGCAGGGGAAAAGGTAGAGGGCCTGGGAGAGGTCGCCAGAGAAGCAAGGGCGCTGTTCGTGGTCGCGCTACTCCGGTGAACCGGGTGAGCACGGGTGTTGGTTCGAGAACTCGGTCACGCTTGGCAGAGCAGGGGAGAGCTTTTgcacaagaggaagaagaacaagtggaggaacgagaggaggaggaggaagaacaagagCAGGGGAGAGCTTTTGCACAAGTGAAGGAAGAACAAGTGGAGGAACAAGAGGAGGACGAAGAagaaggtgaggaggagatggagatggaggtggaggtggaggttcGTTCAGATGACAACGATCATGGCAATGGTGGAATCAGGGGAGAAGGTGGAGGTACGGACGATGTTGCGGAGATAGAGGAGGAGGAATTGGGTACGGATGAAGATGAAACCAGTGATGATAGCGATGAGAACTTCAGCGATGAGGAAGGGGATGAAGAGgaattggaggaggaggaggaggaggaggaggaggaagaagatgatgatgatgatgacgaggaggaggaggaaccggGTGATGCACCTGATCAACCGGGTGAGGCCGGTGAGGAATCTCCTCCCCGATCAAGAATCATGGCAATGCCGCTGATGGGAAAGAGGATGTTTGAGGGATTTAGTTTTCTACAACAGGTGGACACCTCGACTGGCAGGGATATCAGAGCTCGCACACGATCAAATTTCAAACGCAAGAAACTCCTGGACAAGAAACTGCTCAAGCGTGGGACGTTTGCGAAGCCTTACTGTATCGATGTGTCTAGCTCGGGGTCGGAGGAGGATGTGCCACAGCCGGAGCAGTCGGCGTACGGTGGGGATTGTGCGGATGATGATGGCGGCAGCGATGGCAATGAGGAGCATAGAGCTGTGAAGAGGAGGAAATTGAACAGGAGGCAAAGTGCCCATAGTGATAGCGAGGAGGATACAACATTTGTATGTGATGTCAAGGAAGGATCAGGTTCTAGGAGGGTACAAGAAGGAGCACCTCGTAGGCAGGTTAAGAAGGAGGGTTCCAAcaagaaaaaggatggctccACTCCACAATGCGTCAGAAACAATGGACCAAAAGTTGGGAGACAAACAAATGGGCTCAATGGACAGGGTGGTGTATCCTTCAAGAGAAATGTAAAGATTGCTCAGAGGAGGAagcgcaggcgagcaacggcAGACCAAGAAAAGTATGGTCATTTGCTCGACCCCATGTTTGATGAAATAGAGAGCAACCAATATGAGCCTGTTCCTGAAGAGCAAATTGACAGGAGATTGCCCCTGGTATTCGCATTTGGGGATGACGATAAGCTGGAAGAGATATCCAAACATGACAAGTTACAGGATGAAGATGAACTGTGGAAAGAATTTGATTTTGCTTTGGAATCCATAAATGTTTGTTCTCACAACTGCGAGGAG GGTGAAAAGGAAGATGAGCAAGAAATCCCTGCGGACAAAGCAGCTTCATGCATCCAAGGGAAGCATGAGCTCATTATTGATGAGCAAATAGGACTTCGATGCAAGCACTGCAACTTTGTTGATCTTGAAATCAGATTCGTACTTCCCTCCATG GTAAAGTCCTGTACTGAAAGGGACATGAGAAAAGATCACGAGTTAGACTTGTTTTTTGATGATATCCTAACATCAGCGGGATATGAAGGACCACGTGATTTTGGTGGTAAAAAGACTGGCCTGGTTTGGGATCTAGTTCCTGGGGTCCGGGAGGACATGTTCCCGCACCAGCAAGAAGGTTTTGAGTTCATGTGGAGAAAACTAGCAGGGGGGACTTCAATTGAACAGCTGAGGAACAATGCAAACACTATTGAAGGTGGCTGTGTGATTTCTCATGCACCAGGGACAGGGAAGACCAGACTAGCAATCACATTTGTTCAATCCTACTTTGCGTTTTTTCCCGAGTGCTGTCCAGTGATAATTGCTCCCAGAGGGATGCTTGCTACATGGGAACAGGAGTTCAGAAAATGGAAGGTGAAGGTCCCTTTTCATGTATTGAACTCCAAGGAGATTAACTGGAAAGAAGACAGGACCATCAAACAGCTGGCTATCATGGATGAAAATTTGGCCCAAAGTTTGGCTAGAAACAAATTGGATCACAAATTTAGGCGAAAGTTGAAGTTGGCATCATGGCGTAAAGGGAGCAGTATAATTGGTGTGAGCTATACGCTTTTCAGGAAACTAGCGAACCAGAGCAGCATGGATGGGAACATGGTGAGGAATCTGCTCCTTGAGAAGCCTGATTTGTTGGTCCTTGATGAAGGGCACACACCAAGGAACAAGAAAAGTCTCATATGGAAGGTTCTTGAAGAAGTTCGCACCAAAAAGCGAATAATTCTATCTGGTACTCCATTTCAGAATAGCTTTCTTGAGCTCTCTAATGTCCTGTACCTGATTAGACCAAAGTTTGCAAGACACTTCGCTTCTAAAAGTTTCAAGAAAATAGGCCTTGAGGATTACTGGACATCCTTGACACTGAATAACATAACAGAGAAAAAGATAGATGAAATCCGGCAAATACTCGATCCAATTGTGCACATCCATAACGGTGACATTCTTCAAAAGTCTCTTCCAGGATTGAGAGAATCAGTTGTGATTCTGAATCCTCTTCCTCATCAAAAGGAAATCATCACAGCAATGGAGAACACAGTGACAATGGGGACTCTTGATGCAGAATACAAGATCTCCCTTGCATCTATACACCCGTTCCTCGTCACATGTGCAAAACTGTCGGAAAAAGAAACATCTTCTGTGGATGTCTCTTTGCTGAAGAGCTTACGGCCAAACCCGTGCGTAGGAGTCAAAACAAAATTTGTTTTGGAAATTGTCCGTTTGTGTGAAGCCATGAAAGAGCGAGTACTTGTTTTCAGTCAATATCTTGAACCGCTATCTCTGATCATGGACCAACTTAGTAAAATGTTCAATTGGACAGAAGGTGAGGAGATCCTACTGATGAGTGGAAATGTCCTTGTTCAAAATCGAGAAGCTTTGATGGAGGCCTTCAATGACATGAAAAGCAATGCCAAGGTAATGCTTGCATCAACGAAGGCATGCTGTGAAGGCATTACACTTATCGGGGCATCACGTGTGGTTCTCCTTGATGTTGTATGGAACCCTTCAGTTGGAAGGCAGGCGATTGGCCGAGCTTATAGAATTGGTCAAGAGAAGATTGTGTATACATACAATCTAATCACAGAAGGGACAAAGGAGAAGGACAAATATGATAGGCAAGCTAAGAAGGATCATATGTCCAAACTGCTATTTTCAAAAGAACCCCATGCTGCAGGATTCAACTTGTCTCAAGAAGTGATATTCAATGACAAGATATTGGAAGCAATGACATCACATAGGGAGCTCAAAGACATGTTTGTGAAGATTCTCCATTCTCACTAA
- the LOC127764026 gene encoding glutamate dehydrogenase 3, mitochondrial isoform X2, with the protein MNALAATSRNFRQAARLLGLDSKLQKSLLIPLREIKVECTIPKDDGTLATFVGFRVQHDNSRGPMKGGIRYHPEVDPDEVNALAQLMTWKTAVAAVPYGGAKGGIGCTPGELSRSELERLTRVFTQKIHDLIGINTDVPAPDMGTNAQTMAWILDEYSKFHGHSPAVVTGKPIDLGGSLGRDAATGRGVMYATEALLTEYSESISGSTFVIQGLGNVGSWAAKLIHQKGGKIVAVGDVTGAIRNKSGIDIPALLKHRSEGGSLEDFYGAEVMDAAELLVHECDVLVPCALGGVLNRENAAEVKARFIIEGANHPTDTEADEILAKKGVIVLPDIYANSGGVVVSYFEWVQNIQGFMWDEEKVNRELQKYMKNAFQNIKDMCKSQNCNLRMGAFTLGVNRVAKATLLRGWEA; encoded by the exons ATGAACGCGCTAGCCGCCACCAGCCGCAACTTCCGGCAGGCGGCGAGGCTACTCGGCCTCGACTCCAAACTCCAGAAGAGCCTTCTGATCCCTCTCCGCGAGATCAAG GTTGAATGCACCATCCCCAAAGACGATGGCACCTTGGCGACGTTTGTTGGGTTCAGAGTGCAGCATGACAATTCCCGTGGCCCGATGAAAGGCGGCATCAGGTATCACCCTGAG GTTGACCCAGATGAAGTGAATGCACTTGCTCAGCTGATGACATGGAAgactgctgttgctgctgtgcCTTATGGTGGAGCAAAGGGAGGCATTGGGTGCACTCCTGGTGAACTGAGTAGAAGTGAACTTGAGCGTTTAACGCGCGTGTTTACCCAGAAAATTCATGACCTCATTGGGATCAATACAGATGTTCCAGCCCCTGACATGGGAACAAATGCACAG ACCATGGCATGGATACTAGATGAATACTCGAAGTTCCATGGCCACTCCCCAGCTGTTGTCACGGGAAAGCCAATT GATCTTGGAGGATCCTTAGGAAGAGATGCTGCGACTGGCCGCGGTGTTATGTATGCTACTGAGGCTTTATTGACTGAATACAGCGAGTCAATTTCAGGATCAACCTTTGTTATCCAG GGTTTGGGGAATGTTGGTTCTTGGGCAGCCAAGCTCATCCATCAGAAAGGTGGCAAGATAGTTGCAGTTGGAGATGTAACAGGTGCAATCAGAAATAAATCCGGGATAGACATACCTGCTCTCTTGAAGCACAGGAGCGAGGGTGGATCTTTGGAGGACTTCTACGGTGCAGAAGTTATGGACGCTGCAGAGCTGCTTGTGCATGAATGTGATGTTCTCGTCCCGTGCGCCTTGGGTGGTGTTCTCAACAG AGAAAATGCAGCTGAAGTGAAGGCCAGATTCATAATTGAGGGGGCTAATCATCCCACTGATACAGAAGCTGATGAG ATACTCGCAAAGAAGGGAGTCATTGTGCTGCCAGATATCTATGCAAATTCAGGCGGCGTGGTCGTCAGCTATTTTGAGTGGGTTCAG AACATTCAGGGCTTCATGTGGGATGAAGAGAAGGTGAACAGGGAGCTCCAAAAGTACATGAAGAACGCTTTTCAGAACATCAAGGACATGTGCAAATCCCAAAACTGCAACCTTAGGATGGGGGCATTCACTTTGGGGGTTAACCGGGTTGCAAAGGCTACTCTGTTGAGGGGATGGGAGGCATGA
- the LOC127764027 gene encoding uncharacterized protein LOC127764027 — protein MDALVANYASDSDSDGDAPAATAGEAAPVPPEPSALLPPPPLDLLQPPNFVDCSTMAQGSRVRSFPHVEGNYALHVYIPVVIPSDAKKHLALVMRRAASFVPDLYAIDADYALSELCKDEQKLEKVLLSREFHVSLGRTVAIQVHQIESLVAMLRQKFRSQQRYWMDFNKWEHFVNDDCTRSFLSLEVTSTGLPEISKQITMVDDVYRLHGLPEFYKNPQPHISLAWALGDVSCKLKQAIKEIEKSQSSLGTSQKSNLRYKFSHVVCKIGKKVYDICKLAD, from the exons ATGGATGCGCTCGTGGCGAACTACGcgtccgactccgactccgacggcgatgctccggcggccaccgcgggcGAAGCCGCCCCGGTGCCTCCGGAACCTTCCGCGTTGCTCCCTCCCCCGCCCCTCGACCTCCTCCAGCCCCCAAACTTCGTAG ATTGCTCGACAATGGCGCAGGGGAGTCGCGTCCGGAGCTTCCCACATGTGGAAGGCAACTATGCGCTACATGTTTACATCCCTG TTGTCATACCTTCTGATGCAAAGAAACACCTGGCCCTTGTTATGAGAAGAGCCGCGTCTTTTGTGCCGGATCTCTATGCCATCGATGCAGATTATGCACTTTCCGAGTTGTGCAAGGATGAACAAAAGCTTGAGAAAGTGCTTCTGAGCAGGGAGTTTCATGTAAGTTTAGGAAGAACTGTTGCAATTCAGGTGCATCAAATTGAGTCCCTCGTCGCAATGCTTCGGCAAAAGTTCCGCTCACAGCAACG GTATTGGATGGACTTCAACAAATGGGAGCATTTTGTCAATGATGATTGTACACGGTCATTTCTTTCGCTAGAAGTTACAAGTACTGGGTTGCCAGAG ATTAGTAAACAGATAACGATGGTAGATGATGTATATCGATTACATGGGCTTCCTGAATTCTATAAG AATCCACAGCCACATATATCACTGGCGTGGGCATTGGGTGATGTTAGCTGCAAACTGAAACAAGCAATTAAGGAGATCGAAAAATCTCAGAGCAGTCTGGGCACATCTCAAAAATCTAATCTGAGATACAAGTTTAGTCATGTAGTGTGTAAAATAGGCAAGAAGGTGTATGATATCTGTAAACTTGCAGACTGA
- the LOC127764026 gene encoding glutamate dehydrogenase 3, mitochondrial isoform X1 produces the protein MNALAATSRNFRQAARLLGLDSKLQKSLLIPLREIKVECTIPKDDGTLATFVGFRVQHDNSRGPMKGGIRYHPEVDPDEVNALAQLMTWKTAVAAVPYGGAKGGIGCTPGELSRSELERLTRVFTQKIHDLIGINTDVPAPDMGTNAQTMAWILDEYSKFHGHSPAVVTGKPIDLGGSLGRDAATGRGVMYATEALLTEYSESISGSTFVIQGLGNVGSWAAKLIHQKGGKIVAVGDVTGAIRNKSGIDIPALLKHRSEGGSLEDFYGAEVMDAAELLVHECDVLVPCALGGVLNRENAAEVKARFIIEGANHPTDTEADEILAKKGVIVLPDIYANSGGVVVSYFEWVQVIEQKILCLLWIFPMNLMAYVCATPMVQNIQGFMWDEEKVNRELQKYMKNAFQNIKDMCKSQNCNLRMGAFTLGVNRVAKATLLRGWEA, from the exons ATGAACGCGCTAGCCGCCACCAGCCGCAACTTCCGGCAGGCGGCGAGGCTACTCGGCCTCGACTCCAAACTCCAGAAGAGCCTTCTGATCCCTCTCCGCGAGATCAAG GTTGAATGCACCATCCCCAAAGACGATGGCACCTTGGCGACGTTTGTTGGGTTCAGAGTGCAGCATGACAATTCCCGTGGCCCGATGAAAGGCGGCATCAGGTATCACCCTGAG GTTGACCCAGATGAAGTGAATGCACTTGCTCAGCTGATGACATGGAAgactgctgttgctgctgtgcCTTATGGTGGAGCAAAGGGAGGCATTGGGTGCACTCCTGGTGAACTGAGTAGAAGTGAACTTGAGCGTTTAACGCGCGTGTTTACCCAGAAAATTCATGACCTCATTGGGATCAATACAGATGTTCCAGCCCCTGACATGGGAACAAATGCACAG ACCATGGCATGGATACTAGATGAATACTCGAAGTTCCATGGCCACTCCCCAGCTGTTGTCACGGGAAAGCCAATT GATCTTGGAGGATCCTTAGGAAGAGATGCTGCGACTGGCCGCGGTGTTATGTATGCTACTGAGGCTTTATTGACTGAATACAGCGAGTCAATTTCAGGATCAACCTTTGTTATCCAG GGTTTGGGGAATGTTGGTTCTTGGGCAGCCAAGCTCATCCATCAGAAAGGTGGCAAGATAGTTGCAGTTGGAGATGTAACAGGTGCAATCAGAAATAAATCCGGGATAGACATACCTGCTCTCTTGAAGCACAGGAGCGAGGGTGGATCTTTGGAGGACTTCTACGGTGCAGAAGTTATGGACGCTGCAGAGCTGCTTGTGCATGAATGTGATGTTCTCGTCCCGTGCGCCTTGGGTGGTGTTCTCAACAG AGAAAATGCAGCTGAAGTGAAGGCCAGATTCATAATTGAGGGGGCTAATCATCCCACTGATACAGAAGCTGATGAG ATACTCGCAAAGAAGGGAGTCATTGTGCTGCCAGATATCTATGCAAATTCAGGCGGCGTGGTCGTCAGCTATTTTGAGTGGGTTCAGGTAATAGAACAGAAGATTTTGTGCCTTCTTTGGATCTTTCCCATGAATCTAATGGCATATGTTTGTGCTACGCCTATGGTGCAGAACATTCAGGGCTTCATGTGGGATGAAGAGAAGGTGAACAGGGAGCTCCAAAAGTACATGAAGAACGCTTTTCAGAACATCAAGGACATGTGCAAATCCCAAAACTGCAACCTTAGGATGGGGGCATTCACTTTGGGGGTTAACCGGGTTGCAAAGGCTACTCTGTTGAGGGGATGGGAGGCATGA